Proteins encoded in a region of the Halioglobus maricola genome:
- a CDS encoding PqqD family protein encodes MNLAQQVSISADAISQEVSGETVILDLKSENYFGLDEVGTRIWQLAESTNTLQDIYDRMLAEYEVDEDQLEEDMEKLFKQLVDMGLVQLSD; translated from the coding sequence ATGAACCTCGCCCAGCAAGTCTCCATCTCCGCCGATGCCATCTCCCAGGAAGTATCCGGTGAAACGGTGATTCTCGACCTTAAGAGTGAAAACTACTTCGGCCTCGATGAGGTCGGCACGCGTATCTGGCAGCTGGCGGAGTCAACCAATACGCTGCAGGACATCTACGATCGCATGCTGGCCGAGTACGAGGTAGATGAGGACCAGCTCGAAGAGGATATGGAAAAGCTGTTCAAGCAGTTGGTGGACATGGGCCTGGTGCAGTTGAGCGACTGA
- a CDS encoding helix-turn-helix domain-containing protein has translation MEHSLSARAGAGSSRLPEIKDLIGNPLLAPVPRQETDDGFLPSDTIKPAPRWRTTDRVLKMLLECNLARVRADSVAEALGMSGTTLRRRLRQDQTNYQFLLDRVRQYRCERSLRERWRPGKCLADELGYLEVNSFYRAFQRWTGLTYSEYKERYGN, from the coding sequence ATGGAACACTCTCTGAGCGCTCGGGCGGGGGCTGGCTCCAGCCGCCTGCCCGAAATAAAAGATCTCATCGGCAACCCCCTGCTGGCCCCTGTGCCACGCCAGGAGACTGACGATGGCTTTCTTCCATCGGACACGATCAAACCGGCGCCCCGCTGGCGCACAACTGACCGGGTGTTAAAAATGTTGCTGGAATGCAATCTCGCCCGCGTGCGTGCCGACTCTGTCGCCGAAGCGCTGGGCATGAGCGGTACGACCTTGCGCAGGCGACTGCGGCAGGACCAGACCAACTACCAGTTCCTGCTGGACCGGGTGCGGCAGTATCGCTGTGAACGGTCGTTGCGGGAACGCTGGCGACCCGGCAAATGCCTGGCGGACGAATTGGGTTACCTGGAGGTGAACAGCTTTTACCGCGCGTTCCAGCGTTGGACCGGGCTGACGTATAGTGAGTACAAGGAACGCTACGGCAATTAA
- a CDS encoding LemA family protein, whose amino-acid sequence MGSIIFWLVLLAAVIYIISIYNQLVTLKNRFKNAFAQIEVQLKRRYDLIPNLVETAKGYLAHERETLDAVVTARNDAAAVLKALEGGNLGGADLSKLASAENALQGALGKLNVTMEAYPDLKASDNMMQLTEELTTTENRIAFARQGFNDAVMSYNTYRQSFPPVFFAARFGHPEDAQLLEFDDTAQIQAAPKVEF is encoded by the coding sequence ATGGGAAGCATCATTTTCTGGCTGGTACTGCTCGCGGCAGTCATCTATATCATCAGCATCTACAACCAGCTGGTGACCCTGAAGAACCGCTTCAAGAATGCTTTCGCCCAGATCGAGGTGCAGCTCAAGCGCCGCTATGACCTGATTCCGAACCTGGTGGAAACGGCCAAGGGCTATCTTGCTCACGAGCGGGAAACGCTGGACGCCGTGGTGACCGCGCGCAATGACGCCGCCGCGGTGCTCAAAGCGCTGGAGGGTGGCAACCTGGGCGGCGCTGATCTCAGCAAACTGGCCAGCGCGGAAAATGCATTGCAGGGAGCCCTTGGGAAGCTCAACGTAACCATGGAAGCCTACCCGGACCTCAAGGCTAGCGACAACATGATGCAGCTGACCGAGGAACTCACCACTACCGAGAACCGCATTGCATTTGCCCGCCAGGGTTTCAACGACGCAGTCATGAGCTACAACACTTATCGCCAGAGTTTCCCGCCGGTATTCTTCGCCGCCCGGTTCGGCCATCCTGAAGATGCCCAGCTGCTGGAATTTGACGACACTGCGCAGATTCAAGCCGCGCCGAAAGTGGAGTTCTAA
- a CDS encoding D-2-hydroxyacid dehydrogenase: MRNILLLIFTALISVPTLGSPSPEAQALIEQLSLREGPTPVRSHPNWAPKKIVVAMPAQLVQAVPGYKDALLAAAGDVPLTFVTGESVSAELADADALIGICRPQLIEAASDSLLWVHNWSAGVDRCPMEAFDNRVLSNSKRLMGPAIAEHTIAMLLALSRNLPLLVAAQQDGQWLGGAARNMPFGELEGKTMLVVGLGGIGTEIARRGHALGMQITATRNSSRTGPDFVKYVGLGDELHKLAGEADVIVNALPLTPATTGLFNKAFFDAAKPGAMFLSIGRGKSTDTDALMAALESGQIYGAGLDVTDPEPLPADHPLWKMDNVIITPHLSASGAGTIKRVSIVTIENLRRYVAGDALLNVVNTQAGY; this comes from the coding sequence ATGCGCAACATTCTACTCCTGATTTTCACAGCTCTCATTTCAGTACCCACTCTGGGCAGCCCTTCGCCCGAGGCACAGGCGCTCATCGAGCAGCTCTCGCTGCGGGAGGGGCCAACGCCAGTTCGCAGCCATCCCAACTGGGCGCCCAAAAAGATTGTCGTCGCGATGCCAGCGCAATTGGTCCAGGCAGTGCCGGGCTACAAGGACGCCCTGCTGGCCGCCGCTGGCGATGTGCCTCTGACGTTTGTCACCGGCGAAAGCGTCAGTGCTGAATTGGCAGATGCCGATGCACTCATCGGCATCTGCAGGCCGCAGCTCATTGAAGCGGCCAGCGATTCTCTCCTGTGGGTACACAACTGGTCAGCCGGCGTCGACCGCTGCCCGATGGAGGCCTTTGACAACCGTGTGCTGAGCAACAGCAAACGACTCATGGGTCCAGCGATCGCTGAGCACACCATCGCCATGCTGCTGGCACTGTCACGCAACCTGCCCCTGCTGGTGGCCGCACAACAGGATGGCCAGTGGCTGGGCGGCGCCGCGCGCAACATGCCGTTTGGCGAACTCGAAGGCAAGACCATGTTAGTGGTTGGGCTCGGTGGCATCGGCACTGAAATTGCCCGCCGTGGCCACGCCCTCGGTATGCAGATAACAGCGACCCGCAACTCCAGCCGCACTGGCCCGGACTTCGTGAAGTATGTCGGCCTCGGCGATGAACTGCACAAACTCGCAGGCGAAGCCGACGTGATCGTCAACGCCTTGCCACTCACCCCGGCGACCACCGGCCTGTTCAACAAGGCATTTTTTGACGCCGCCAAACCTGGCGCCATGTTCCTGTCCATCGGACGCGGCAAGAGTACCGATACCGACGCCCTGATGGCGGCACTGGAATCCGGTCAGATTTATGGCGCGGGCCTGGACGTGACCGACCCCGAGCCGCTGCCCGCCGATCACCCGCTCTGGAAAATGGACAATGTGATCATCACGCCCCACCTGTCGGCGTCAGGCGCCGGCACGATCAAGCGTGTGAGTATCGTCACCATCGAGAACCTGCGCCGCTACGTCGCAGGCGATGCGCTGCTGAATGTGGTGAACACCCAGGCCGGTTACTAG
- a CDS encoding M48 family metallopeptidase — protein MDFFQQQDIARRNTRMLVGLFLLAVFALIFLTNLVVSAFLYFGQDYSIYSGSQGGVQGFLSFFSWQRFGAIGMAVTATIALVILFKWIQLSTGGKVVAESMGGVRILPQTDDKAERRCLNVVEEMALAANMPVPAVYLLPHERGINAFAAGIVPADAVVAVTRGCIDHLTRSELQGVIAHEFSHILNGDMRLNIRLAAILKGITFVGDVGHMLLRSSHRVRTGARGNNKGAAALPLLGLVLWVLGWLGGLAAGFIKAAISRQKEYLADASAVQFTRDNSSIADALKVIGGYVPGTLVHAARAVEMSHIFFGQVEHHLWQLFATHPPLQDRIRRVDPQWNGEYIQRKPKVYPNPGTSAAEAGLARAGIVAAAMASAAITAEAAEQEETLEDAWFDEVEDFEADTATREGIPVALVRHSHEPLGAQALVCALLASNAEPIYQAQLTLLTDSGVQGLAELTHTVHPAVQALGAPRRLPLLELCLPALKAMSLGQYRVLKNNLLQMIKADTRTELHEWCLFQLARHYLDPEYIQVKPSSPRYRKLEKVRYHLRVVLSTLAYEGGHENSADQQTAFRLGADALGLKQLAILEREQMSVAAFSKAVHELASCYPLLKPRVLKAMTLAAGADGAVSAEEREIVAAMAAVMDCPLPGYLQG, from the coding sequence GTGGACTTTTTCCAGCAACAGGATATCGCCAGACGCAACACCCGCATGCTGGTGGGCTTGTTCCTGCTCGCGGTGTTCGCGCTCATCTTCCTGACCAACCTGGTCGTGTCCGCCTTTCTCTATTTTGGCCAGGACTACAGTATCTACTCGGGCAGCCAGGGGGGTGTACAGGGCTTCCTCTCGTTTTTCAGCTGGCAGCGCTTCGGCGCAATTGGCATGGCGGTCACGGCCACCATTGCGCTGGTGATTCTATTCAAGTGGATCCAGCTCTCTACCGGCGGCAAGGTGGTCGCCGAAAGCATGGGCGGCGTGCGCATCCTGCCCCAGACCGACGACAAGGCCGAGCGCCGCTGCCTGAATGTCGTAGAGGAAATGGCACTGGCCGCGAATATGCCGGTGCCCGCTGTCTATTTGCTTCCACACGAGCGGGGCATCAACGCCTTTGCCGCAGGCATCGTGCCGGCGGACGCGGTTGTGGCGGTCACCCGGGGTTGCATCGATCACCTGACCCGCAGCGAACTACAGGGCGTGATCGCCCATGAATTCAGTCACATTCTCAACGGCGACATGCGCCTCAACATCCGCCTGGCGGCGATACTCAAAGGCATTACCTTCGTCGGCGATGTAGGCCACATGCTGCTGCGCAGCAGCCATCGCGTGCGCACCGGCGCGCGTGGCAACAACAAGGGCGCGGCTGCACTGCCGCTGCTCGGGTTGGTGCTGTGGGTGCTCGGCTGGCTGGGGGGTCTGGCGGCAGGGTTTATCAAAGCGGCGATCAGCCGACAGAAAGAATATCTGGCCGACGCCAGCGCGGTACAGTTCACCCGTGACAACAGCAGTATCGCCGACGCGCTCAAAGTGATCGGTGGCTACGTGCCCGGCACCCTGGTTCACGCGGCGCGCGCGGTGGAAATGTCACACATATTCTTCGGCCAGGTAGAGCATCACCTGTGGCAACTGTTCGCCACCCACCCTCCCCTGCAGGATCGCATCAGGCGGGTGGACCCGCAGTGGAACGGCGAGTACATCCAGCGCAAACCGAAGGTCTACCCCAACCCCGGCACATCGGCGGCCGAGGCCGGCCTGGCCCGAGCGGGTATTGTCGCAGCGGCAATGGCGTCGGCAGCAATAACAGCCGAGGCAGCTGAGCAGGAAGAGACCCTCGAAGATGCCTGGTTCGATGAGGTCGAGGACTTCGAAGCAGACACTGCCACGCGCGAGGGCATTCCTGTGGCGCTGGTGCGGCACAGCCATGAACCACTCGGCGCGCAGGCGCTGGTGTGCGCCCTGCTGGCGAGCAATGCCGAACCCATTTACCAGGCCCAGCTGACGTTACTGACCGATTCCGGGGTACAGGGCCTGGCCGAACTGACCCACACTGTACATCCCGCGGTGCAGGCGCTGGGAGCACCCCGGCGGTTGCCGTTGCTCGAACTTTGCCTGCCCGCCCTGAAGGCCATGTCGCTAGGCCAATACCGGGTTCTGAAAAACAACCTGCTGCAGATGATCAAGGCCGACACCCGCACCGAGCTCCACGAATGGTGCCTGTTTCAATTGGCCAGGCACTACCTGGACCCGGAATACATCCAGGTAAAACCTAGCTCGCCGCGCTACCGCAAACTCGAGAAAGTGCGCTATCACCTGCGAGTGGTGCTTTCTACACTGGCTTACGAAGGCGGCCACGAAAACAGCGCAGACCAGCAAACCGCATTCCGCCTGGGTGCCGACGCGCTGGGCCTCAAACAACTGGCTATCCTCGAGCGCGAGCAGATGAGTGTGGCGGCATTCAGCAAAGCGGTGCACGAACTGGCCAGCTGCTACCCCCTGTTAAAACCCCGGGTGCTCAAGGCCATGACCCTCGCCGCCGGCGCGGACGGTGCGGTGAGCGCTGAAGAACGTGAGATAGTGGCGGCGATGGCTGCCGTCATGGACTGCCCACTGCCTGGCTACCTGCAGGGTTAG
- a CDS encoding DMT family transporter — protein MMLALFCFCMLAVASRELTRDMGTVQILFWRSLLGVTMMSVLLYSRGHLNRTGLRPELAPWHLLRNGAHFAGQCAWLLAIAALPLAEVFALEFTTPFWAALLAAIFMGEAMNRGRWASVVLGLVGVLVILRPGTAAINPASLIMLAGAVGFGISVIVTRKLTLLLYGTRHAFMLVLWYMTAMQCLFALVLLLPSPGLPPADAWPWMVAAAVAALVAHYCLTRALSYADAAIVMPIDYLRLPLIMVTAWLLYDEAVTVWLVAGSALIVCGNAMGLYMETVRKRSASTAPGERLR, from the coding sequence ATGATGCTGGCGCTATTCTGCTTCTGCATGCTCGCGGTCGCGAGCAGAGAGCTGACCCGTGACATGGGCACGGTACAGATCCTGTTCTGGCGCAGCTTGCTGGGTGTAACGATGATGAGTGTGTTGCTTTACTCGCGGGGGCACTTGAATCGCACTGGCCTCAGGCCGGAATTGGCGCCATGGCACCTGTTGCGCAATGGCGCCCACTTTGCCGGGCAGTGTGCCTGGTTGCTCGCTATTGCGGCTCTGCCTCTGGCAGAAGTGTTTGCGCTTGAATTCACCACGCCGTTCTGGGCAGCACTACTGGCGGCGATATTTATGGGTGAGGCGATGAACCGGGGGCGCTGGGCGTCTGTGGTGCTCGGCCTGGTGGGGGTGTTGGTGATTCTGCGCCCAGGCACTGCTGCCATCAATCCCGCAAGTCTCATTATGCTGGCCGGTGCGGTGGGTTTTGGCATCAGTGTGATCGTCACGCGCAAGCTGACCCTGTTGCTGTACGGTACCCGTCACGCGTTCATGTTGGTGCTCTGGTATATGACGGCGATGCAGTGCCTGTTTGCACTGGTATTGCTGTTGCCCTCGCCCGGGCTCCCACCGGCGGATGCCTGGCCCTGGATGGTGGCGGCGGCCGTCGCAGCGCTGGTAGCGCACTACTGCCTAACCCGCGCTTTGTCCTATGCCGATGCAGCGATCGTGATGCCTATCGATTACCTGCGCCTGCCGCTGATTATGGTCACCGCCTGGTTGCTTTACGATGAGGCGGTGACCGTTTGGTTGGTTGCCGGGTCGGCGTTGATAGTTTGTGGTAATGCGATGGGGCTTTATATGGAGACTGTGCGCAAAAGAAGTGCTTCGACCGCGCCTGGAGAGCGCTTACGTTGA
- a CDS encoding M15 family metallopeptidase, translating to MNRFALLLAFFAANTMAAEPALVDIKGVAPVVKVDARYAGSDNFVGAVVDGYHSNKCLLTEQAAAALAAAQQEFADFGLQLVIYDCFRPQRAVDHFLRWTRDEADTKTRAQYYPGIPKSELVPLGYIAEQSGHSRGSTVDLSLQTEAGDLLDMGSPWDFFDPLSNTENPSIPAQAKANRLLLRAVMAQHGFANYPAEWWHFTLVDEPNTDEYWDQPVR from the coding sequence TTGAATAGATTCGCACTTTTGCTGGCCTTCTTCGCGGCCAACACCATGGCTGCAGAACCCGCGCTGGTTGATATTAAAGGCGTTGCCCCGGTGGTCAAGGTGGACGCGCGTTACGCTGGCAGCGACAATTTTGTGGGCGCGGTGGTCGACGGCTACCACAGCAACAAGTGCCTTCTTACCGAGCAGGCAGCTGCGGCCCTCGCTGCGGCTCAGCAGGAGTTTGCCGACTTCGGGTTGCAGCTGGTGATCTACGATTGTTTCCGGCCCCAGCGGGCCGTCGATCACTTCTTGCGCTGGACCCGTGATGAGGCCGATACTAAAACGCGCGCGCAATACTACCCCGGTATTCCCAAGTCAGAACTGGTTCCGCTGGGCTATATCGCCGAGCAGTCGGGTCACTCTCGCGGCAGCACGGTCGATCTCTCCCTGCAAACGGAGGCAGGGGATTTGCTCGACATGGGTTCCCCCTGGGATTTCTTTGATCCGCTGTCCAACACCGAGAACCCGTCGATCCCGGCGCAGGCAAAAGCGAACCGTCTGTTGTTGCGTGCGGTGATGGCGCAACACGGCTTTGCCAACTACCCGGCCGAGTGGTGGCACTTCACCCTCGTTGATGAACCCAATACCGATGAGTACTGGGATCAGCCGGTGCGGTGA
- a CDS encoding diguanylate cyclase, with the protein MPKVRALPSYASTLLLRCLAILLFAGQGAVVHANDSIAALVDENMLRDGLSLKGEWRFQPGDDLAWANPALDDSSWQIRRVPGRWSREGYPEHRHMGWYRLTLQLQPQIIDTEHVADLAVRLGNILSAYEVFAGGELVGKIGRLPPLEEVLYDRQRVFSIPQTAIDEQGRLVLALRVWGGPNGMVNAWGAGPASGNFELGHHSPLILEGVVGELPGLIFCALIFAFGCYHLYIYTLNRGLRTYLWFGLTSLNIALYGLMLTQWKFFWDVPFVTLKKIEFGAIYFFPALGIQLVWSILKLPISPALRVLQGAFILLSMAVVSVPGHEIHYKTLTFEQTLALGLMAYAAYVILRETRAGSPHARGVAAGTLIFLATCLNDIAIDLFQLDTLRLAPLGFVAILLSMAISMARNYTSMHSKLEEQVAQRTAQLREANQKLMKAASIDHLTGLLNRRGFTEEVALEISRAVRTGKSFSLVLADVDHFKQFNDKHGHACGDHVLRRVGVLLGERTRDVDRVARWGGEEFMLMLPETDSEGAAVLAEKLRETIAENVFEFGGQRLSLTMTFGVAEHRQGETLETCVARADTALYHGKERGRNKVMIGNIKGLTLVG; encoded by the coding sequence ATGCCCAAGGTCAGAGCCTTGCCATCGTATGCCAGCACCCTGTTGCTGCGCTGCCTCGCCATCCTGCTATTTGCAGGGCAGGGGGCTGTTGTCCACGCGAATGACTCCATCGCGGCGCTGGTTGATGAAAACATGCTCCGCGATGGCCTCTCGCTCAAGGGAGAGTGGCGGTTTCAGCCAGGCGATGACCTGGCCTGGGCCAACCCTGCGCTGGACGATTCGTCGTGGCAGATCCGGCGGGTGCCGGGTCGCTGGTCCCGCGAGGGCTATCCCGAGCACAGGCACATGGGCTGGTACCGCCTGACACTGCAGCTCCAGCCGCAAATCATTGACACTGAGCACGTTGCCGATCTGGCGGTTCGCCTGGGCAATATACTCAGTGCGTACGAGGTGTTCGCCGGTGGCGAGTTGGTCGGCAAGATTGGTCGGCTGCCGCCGCTCGAGGAAGTTCTGTATGACCGCCAGCGGGTGTTTTCCATCCCCCAGACAGCCATTGATGAGCAGGGCCGCCTGGTACTTGCGCTGCGTGTCTGGGGCGGCCCGAACGGCATGGTTAACGCCTGGGGGGCCGGCCCTGCCTCGGGTAACTTCGAGCTGGGTCACCACTCACCGCTGATCCTCGAGGGTGTGGTTGGCGAATTACCGGGGCTGATCTTCTGTGCCCTTATCTTTGCCTTCGGTTGCTACCATCTCTATATCTACACCCTGAACAGGGGGTTGAGAACCTACCTCTGGTTCGGTCTTACCTCCCTCAATATAGCGCTCTACGGGCTGATGCTTACCCAGTGGAAATTCTTCTGGGATGTGCCGTTTGTGACATTGAAGAAAATCGAATTTGGCGCGATCTATTTTTTCCCGGCGCTTGGAATCCAGCTCGTCTGGTCGATATTGAAGCTGCCTATTTCGCCGGCGTTGAGGGTGTTGCAAGGCGCTTTCATTTTGCTGTCGATGGCCGTGGTGTCGGTGCCCGGGCATGAAATTCACTACAAAACACTCACCTTTGAGCAGACGCTGGCTCTTGGGCTGATGGCTTATGCGGCCTATGTCATCCTGCGTGAGACGCGAGCGGGTAGCCCCCACGCGCGCGGCGTGGCGGCGGGCACCCTGATATTCCTGGCGACCTGCCTGAACGATATTGCGATTGACCTGTTCCAGCTTGATACGCTGCGGCTTGCCCCCCTTGGGTTCGTTGCCATCCTGCTGTCCATGGCCATATCCATGGCCCGCAACTACACCTCCATGCACTCGAAGCTGGAAGAGCAGGTGGCTCAACGTACCGCCCAGTTGAGAGAGGCCAACCAGAAGCTGATGAAGGCTGCGAGTATCGACCATCTCACCGGCCTCCTGAACCGCCGGGGATTTACAGAAGAGGTAGCACTGGAGATATCGCGCGCTGTGCGCACCGGCAAAAGCTTTTCCCTGGTGCTGGCAGATGTCGACCACTTCAAACAGTTCAACGACAAGCATGGCCACGCCTGTGGCGATCACGTGCTGCGTCGTGTCGGCGTGCTGCTGGGTGAGCGCACCCGCGATGTCGATCGCGTTGCGCGCTGGGGCGGTGAGGAATTTATGCTGATGCTGCCCGAGACGGACTCAGAAGGCGCCGCCGTGCTCGCTGAGAAGCTTCGCGAGACCATCGCCGAGAACGTCTTCGAATTTGGTGGCCAACGCCTCAGCCTGACCATGACCTTTGGCGTGGCGGAGCATCGCCAGGGCGAAACGCTCGAGACCTGCGTCGCCCGTGCCGATACCGCGCTGTACCACGGTAAGGAGCGAGGGCGGAACAAGGTGATGATCGGCAATATCAAAGGCCTGACGCTGGTCGGTTGA